A part of Amycolatopsis camponoti genomic DNA contains:
- a CDS encoding maleylpyruvate isomerase N-terminal domain-containing protein — translation MSITAADVEDTVRTTTATLAAARDGDWDARAGTMDWTCWETVEHIADNFFFYAAQLGPRVADTGRSVPFAWAQHREGGPGLVLFADRAAGPAGLLRCVDACGALLVAMARTTPPDVRAHHDDGVLDTAGFAAMAVGETLVHMHDVTEGLGLPWTPDADLCRRLLARFFPGAPADTDPWSTLLWATGRGELPGHARRTDWRWGVQPSG, via the coding sequence ATGTCGATCACCGCGGCCGACGTCGAAGACACCGTGCGGACGACCACCGCGACCCTCGCCGCAGCGCGCGACGGCGACTGGGACGCCCGCGCCGGCACGATGGACTGGACCTGCTGGGAAACCGTCGAGCACATCGCCGACAACTTCTTCTTCTACGCGGCCCAGCTCGGCCCGCGGGTCGCCGACACCGGACGTTCGGTGCCGTTCGCGTGGGCCCAGCACCGGGAAGGCGGCCCCGGCCTCGTGCTCTTCGCCGACCGCGCCGCCGGTCCGGCCGGGCTGCTGCGGTGCGTGGACGCCTGCGGCGCGCTCCTGGTGGCCATGGCGCGCACCACGCCACCGGACGTCCGCGCGCACCACGACGACGGCGTCCTCGACACCGCGGGCTTCGCCGCGATGGCCGTCGGCGAAACCCTGGTGCACATGCACGACGTCACCGAGGGGCTCGGTCTCCCCTGGACGCCGGATGCCGACCTCTGCCGCCGCCTGCTCGCCCGCTTCTTCCCCGGTGCCCCGGCGGACACCGATCCGTGGTCGACGCTGCTCTGGGCGACCGGGCGCGGCGAACTGCCCGGCCACGCCAGGCGAACGGACTGGCGGTGGGGCGTTCAGCCCTCCGGGTAG
- a CDS encoding Chromate resistance protein ChrB, with protein sequence MTDLPRWSVLVVRVPAEPSRHRVAVWRELRRVGALSLGQGAWAVPDAPVFAGGVARVVELAGRGDGEVLVLDATGRSAPDAARLEALFTAERTEEWAEFLADCGKFDAEIDKEIRVGKFTMAELEEEEQSLERLRRWHRDIKARDVFGAPAAPEADERLKHCAERLAEYTDRVFRALHQM encoded by the coding sequence GTGACTGACCTTCCCCGATGGTCGGTGCTCGTGGTGCGGGTGCCGGCCGAGCCGAGCCGCCACCGCGTCGCCGTCTGGCGCGAGCTTCGGCGCGTCGGAGCGCTGTCGCTGGGCCAGGGCGCCTGGGCCGTGCCGGACGCGCCGGTGTTCGCCGGGGGAGTGGCCCGGGTGGTCGAGCTGGCCGGGCGCGGCGACGGCGAGGTCCTGGTGCTGGACGCGACCGGGCGGTCGGCGCCGGACGCCGCCCGCCTGGAGGCGCTGTTCACCGCGGAGCGCACCGAGGAGTGGGCGGAGTTCCTGGCCGACTGCGGCAAGTTCGACGCCGAGATCGACAAGGAGATCCGCGTCGGGAAGTTCACGATGGCCGAGCTGGAAGAGGAAGAGCAGAGCTTGGAGCGGCTGCGCCGGTGGCACCGCGACATCAAGGCCCGCGACGTCTTCGGCGCCCCGGCCGCGCCGGAAGCCGACGAGCGGCTGAAGCACTGCGCCGAGCGGCTGGCCGAGTACACCGACCGGGTTTTCCGCGCCCTGCACCAGATGTGA
- the katG gene encoding catalase/peroxidase HPI, whose product MSNTQDNAGCPVAHDSVTAHGSESENPAIDAPSAKTGGRPRTNQDWWPNQLDLKVLHAHSAKANPLGEKFAYAKEFAKLDVEALKRDITEVLTTSQDWWPADFGHYGGLMIRMSWHAAGTYRIHDGRGGAGDGGQRFAPLNSWPDNANLDKARRLLWPVKQKYGQKISWADLLVLAGNVALESMGFETFGFGFGRVDTWEPEEIFWGTEESWLGEDRYASDTEMVPDLGATEMGLIYVNPEGPRGSADFEAAAHFIRETFGRMAMNDEETVALIAGGHTFGKTHGAGVADDHVGPEPEGAELESQGLGWLSTHGSGKGADTITSGLEVTWTDKPTEWSNRFFEILFGYEWELTTSPGGGKQYVAKDAPEIIPDAYDPNKKHKPTMLTTDLSLRFDPVYGPISRRFLEHPDEFALAFAKAWYKLLHRDMGPVSRFLGPWVAEPQLWQDPVPAVEGDLVGDADIAALKAKVLESGLSVGQLVSTAWASASSFRSTDKRGGANGARIRLEPQRSWEVNQPEQLSTVLSALEGIQREFNEAGGAQISLADLIVLAGSAAVEKAARDAGVETTVPFRPGRTDATQEQTDTESFKVLEPRADGFRNYLRAGEKTQPEKLLVERAYMLSLSAPEMTVLVGGLRALAGDRHGVLTDKPGVLTNDFFANLLSPGTRWKASESEENVYEILDASTDKLKWTATAVDLVFGANSQLRALAEVYASDDAREKFVADFVAAWTKVMELDRFDLV is encoded by the coding sequence ATGAGCAACACCCAGGACAACGCCGGTTGCCCGGTCGCGCACGACTCCGTGACCGCACACGGCAGCGAGAGCGAGAACCCGGCGATCGACGCCCCGTCCGCGAAGACGGGCGGCCGTCCGCGCACCAACCAGGACTGGTGGCCCAACCAGCTCGACCTGAAGGTGCTGCACGCGCACTCGGCCAAGGCCAACCCGCTGGGCGAGAAGTTCGCCTACGCCAAGGAGTTCGCCAAGCTCGACGTAGAGGCCCTCAAGCGGGACATCACCGAGGTGCTCACCACCTCGCAGGACTGGTGGCCGGCGGACTTCGGCCACTACGGCGGCCTGATGATCCGGATGAGCTGGCACGCCGCGGGCACCTACCGCATCCACGACGGCCGCGGCGGCGCCGGTGACGGCGGTCAGCGCTTCGCGCCGCTGAACAGCTGGCCCGACAACGCCAACCTCGACAAGGCGCGCCGCCTGCTGTGGCCGGTCAAGCAGAAGTACGGCCAGAAGATCTCGTGGGCCGACCTGCTGGTGCTGGCCGGGAACGTCGCGCTGGAGTCGATGGGCTTCGAGACCTTCGGCTTCGGCTTCGGCCGCGTCGACACCTGGGAGCCCGAGGAGATCTTCTGGGGCACCGAAGAAAGCTGGCTGGGCGAAGACCGCTACGCGAGTGACACCGAGATGGTGCCCGACCTCGGCGCGACCGAGATGGGCCTCATCTACGTCAACCCCGAGGGTCCCCGCGGCAGCGCGGACTTCGAGGCCGCGGCGCACTTCATCCGGGAGACCTTCGGCCGGATGGCGATGAACGACGAGGAGACCGTCGCCCTCATCGCCGGCGGTCACACGTTCGGCAAGACCCACGGCGCCGGTGTCGCCGACGACCACGTCGGCCCGGAGCCCGAGGGCGCGGAGCTGGAGTCGCAGGGCCTCGGCTGGCTGAGCACGCACGGCAGCGGCAAGGGCGCGGACACGATCACCAGTGGTCTCGAGGTGACGTGGACGGACAAGCCGACCGAGTGGAGCAACCGCTTCTTCGAGATCCTCTTCGGCTACGAGTGGGAGCTCACGACGAGCCCGGGCGGCGGCAAGCAGTACGTCGCCAAGGACGCGCCGGAGATCATCCCGGACGCGTACGACCCGAACAAGAAGCACAAGCCGACGATGCTCACGACGGACCTGTCGCTGCGCTTCGACCCGGTCTACGGCCCGATTTCGCGCCGTTTCCTGGAGCACCCGGACGAGTTCGCGCTGGCGTTCGCCAAGGCGTGGTACAAGCTGCTGCACCGCGACATGGGCCCGGTCAGCCGCTTCCTGGGCCCGTGGGTCGCCGAGCCGCAGCTGTGGCAGGACCCGGTGCCGGCCGTCGAGGGTGACCTCGTGGGCGACGCCGACATCGCCGCCCTCAAGGCGAAGGTGCTGGAGTCCGGCCTGTCGGTCGGCCAGCTGGTCAGCACGGCGTGGGCGTCGGCCTCGAGCTTCCGCTCCACCGACAAGCGCGGCGGCGCGAACGGCGCCCGCATCCGCCTCGAGCCGCAGCGGAGCTGGGAAGTCAACCAGCCCGAGCAGCTCTCGACGGTCCTTTCAGCCCTGGAGGGCATCCAGCGCGAGTTCAACGAGGCCGGCGGCGCGCAGATCTCGCTGGCCGACCTGATCGTGCTGGCGGGCTCGGCGGCGGTCGAGAAGGCGGCGCGCGACGCCGGCGTCGAGACGACGGTGCCGTTCCGCCCGGGCCGCACGGACGCGACCCAGGAGCAGACCGACACGGAGTCGTTCAAGGTGCTCGAGCCGCGCGCCGACGGGTTCCGCAACTACCTGCGGGCGGGCGAGAAGACCCAGCCGGAGAAGCTCCTGGTCGAGCGCGCGTACATGCTCAGCCTGTCGGCCCCGGAGATGACGGTCCTGGTCGGCGGCCTGCGTGCACTGGCGGGCGACCGGCACGGCGTCCTGACGGACAAGCCGGGCGTGCTCACGAACGACTTCTTCGCCAACCTGCTTTCGCCGGGAACGCGCTGGAAGGCCTCGGAGTCCGAGGAGAACGTGTACGAGATCCTGGACGCGAGCACGGACAAGCTGAAGTGGACCGCCACGGCGGTCGACCTGGTGTTCGGAGCGAACTCCCAGCTGCGGGCGTTGGCCGAGGTGTACGCGAGCGACGACGCGCGGGAGAAGTTCGTGGCGGACTTCGTCGCGGCTTGGACGAAGGTCATGGAGCTGGACCGGTTCGATCTGGTTTGA
- a CDS encoding VOC family protein, translating to MRVLPIRYSSDVEAMTRFYAVLGLTPGPVSRPGGWVEMPADAGMLALHRGDAGRCELAFETDEPLEDVANRLRAAGYAPGPVLDEGFGRSLRVPDPDGVPVQINAYDRELYT from the coding sequence ATGCGAGTGCTGCCGATCCGCTACAGCTCGGACGTCGAGGCCATGACGCGGTTCTACGCGGTCCTCGGCCTGACGCCCGGGCCGGTGTCGCGGCCCGGGGGCTGGGTCGAGATGCCCGCCGACGCCGGCATGCTGGCCCTCCACCGCGGCGACGCGGGCCGCTGCGAGCTGGCCTTCGAGACCGACGAGCCGCTGGAAGACGTCGCGAACCGGCTGCGGGCGGCCGGGTACGCACCCGGGCCCGTCCTCGACGAAGGGTTCGGGCGCTCGCTGCGCGTCCCGGATCCCGACGGCGTCCCGGTGCAGATCAACGCGTACGACCGCGAGCTCTACACATGA
- a CDS encoding beta-class carbonic anhydrase, with amino-acid sequence MSVTDELLANNADYAANFTGPLPLPPAKHVAVLACMDARINVYGVLGLNEGEAHVIRNAGGVVTEDEIRSLAISQRLLGTEEIILIHHTDCGMLTFTDDDFKKSIQEDVGVKPAWAAEAFSDLDEDVRQSIARIRNSPFVPKKDSVRGFVFDVATGKLAEVA; translated from the coding sequence ATGTCGGTCACCGACGAGCTCCTGGCCAACAACGCCGACTACGCCGCGAACTTCACCGGGCCGCTGCCGCTGCCGCCCGCCAAGCACGTCGCCGTGCTCGCCTGCATGGACGCGCGCATCAACGTCTACGGGGTGCTCGGCCTGAACGAGGGCGAAGCCCACGTGATCCGCAACGCCGGCGGCGTGGTCACCGAGGACGAGATCCGCTCGCTGGCCATCAGCCAGCGGCTGCTCGGCACCGAGGAGATCATCCTCATCCACCACACCGACTGCGGCATGCTCACCTTCACCGACGACGACTTCAAGAAGTCGATCCAGGAGGACGTCGGCGTCAAGCCCGCCTGGGCCGCGGAGGCGTTCAGCGACCTCGACGAGGACGTCCGCCAGTCGATCGCGCGGATCAGGAACAGCCCGTTCGTCCCGAAGAAGGATTCCGTGCGGGGCTTCGTATTCGACGTCGCCACCGGGAAGCTGGCCGAAGTCGCCTGA
- a CDS encoding cupin domain-containing protein, protein MARKYPEVSSRTLARPLRHGHRGAHAPRNPRAGRLHLGHRPGGTRPRTVPGIRFRPLWTGPTGAHAGVLEMDAGTSWPRRDVHEPGPEEVYVVAGTFDDGAREHPAGTFLHAPAGTWHVPASATGCTLFLFYPEG, encoded by the coding sequence ATGGCAAGAAAGTACCCCGAGGTGTCTTCCCGGACACTGGCCCGGCCCCTCCGGCACGGGCATCGTGGCGCTCATGCACCCCGAAATCCTCGAGCAGGACGGCTACACCTGGGCCACCGTCCGGGAGGCACCCGTCCGCGAACTGTTCCCGGCATCCGGTTCCGTCCACTGTGGACCGGGCCCACCGGCGCGCACGCCGGGGTGCTGGAGATGGACGCCGGCACGTCGTGGCCACGCCGGGACGTCCACGAACCCGGGCCGGAGGAGGTCTACGTCGTCGCGGGCACGTTCGACGACGGCGCGCGCGAGCACCCGGCGGGCACGTTCCTGCACGCGCCGGCGGGCACGTGGCACGTGCCCGCGAGCGCCACCGGCTGCACGCTGTTCCTGTTCTACCCGGAGGGCTGA
- a CDS encoding MFS transporter, translating to MTVLPRGTLLLAVGIVALEFAAAVTGFVASTLLPVVARDLAAGDRLGLLIAGSTLGLFVALPLASRVLGRLGTRGTLAAGMLAYVGGLAVAATAQGAWTFAVGQLCTGLASGLLAVFGMSSAIRHLDERLRLRVIAASSAMWIGPALVGPAATLGLDHLVGWRWTLLVPVPFVLFGRLLVVRAVRDDPPADAATRPLGRTLLVPLGAAGVVLSAGWCPLALAGAVVAAAGLVAILPAGTARLRPGTPAALAAMVLFAVGYFGADSLITVLLTTGYGAGLGRAAIVLSAAPLAWAVTSLFARRFPATGLSLAALGTAVLATGAPFAVVLAAWTAAGIGVGLAYPGLYVRATTAGPGGLTAIELATAVITAECVGQLLGRAIGGTLSSAGGLFASYVVFAVALAAAAAVSRR from the coding sequence ATGACCGTGCTGCCGCGGGGAACGCTCCTCCTCGCGGTGGGGATCGTCGCGCTCGAGTTCGCCGCGGCGGTGACCGGCTTCGTCGCTTCCACGCTCTTGCCGGTCGTCGCCCGGGACCTGGCCGCGGGGGACCGGCTCGGACTGCTGATCGCCGGCTCGACCCTGGGGTTGTTCGTCGCGCTCCCGCTGGCGAGCCGGGTGCTGGGCCGGCTCGGCACGCGGGGCACCCTCGCCGCCGGGATGCTCGCCTACGTCGGCGGCCTCGCCGTGGCGGCCACCGCCCAGGGCGCGTGGACGTTCGCTGTGGGGCAGCTGTGCACCGGGCTCGCCAGTGGCCTGCTCGCGGTGTTCGGCATGAGCTCCGCGATCCGCCACCTCGACGAGCGGCTGCGCCTGCGGGTGATCGCGGCGTCGTCGGCGATGTGGATCGGGCCCGCGCTGGTCGGTCCGGCCGCGACGCTCGGCCTGGACCACCTCGTGGGGTGGCGCTGGACGCTGCTGGTGCCGGTGCCGTTCGTCCTCTTCGGACGGTTGCTCGTCGTGCGCGCCGTCCGCGACGACCCGCCCGCCGACGCCGCGACGCGGCCGCTCGGACGCACGCTGCTGGTACCGCTGGGCGCGGCGGGCGTCGTGCTGAGCGCGGGGTGGTGCCCGCTCGCGCTCGCCGGCGCGGTGGTCGCCGCGGCCGGGCTGGTCGCGATCCTGCCGGCGGGAACGGCCCGCCTCCGGCCCGGGACGCCCGCCGCGCTCGCGGCCATGGTCCTGTTCGCCGTCGGCTACTTCGGCGCCGACAGCCTGATCACCGTCCTGCTGACCACGGGGTACGGGGCCGGCCTCGGCCGAGCCGCGATCGTCCTGAGCGCGGCGCCCCTCGCCTGGGCGGTCACCAGCCTGTTCGCGCGACGGTTTCCCGCCACCGGCTTGAGCTTGGCCGCGCTCGGCACGGCGGTGCTGGCCACCGGCGCACCGTTCGCCGTGGTGCTCGCCGCGTGGACGGCGGCCGGGATCGGCGTCGGGCTCGCCTATCCCGGCCTGTACGTCCGGGCGACGACCGCGGGGCCGGGCGGTCTCACCGCGATCGAGCTGGCCACCGCGGTGATCACGGCCGAGTGCGTCGGCCAGCTCCTGGGCCGCGCGATCGGCGGCACCCTGAGCTCGGCCGGCGGGTTGTTCGCTTCCTACGTGGTGTTCGCGGTCGCGCTGGCCGCGGCCGCCGCGGTCAGCCGCCGGTGA
- a CDS encoding MFS transporter, whose translation MDKRLVPVYAAGFVTAFGAHSIAAGLGGYTEGEHASLLTLGLLLAVYDGAEIVLKPVFGALADRVGPRPVLLGGLVAFAVASTAFVLAGDPALVGLARLGQGAAAAAFSPAAGALVARLAPKTGHGRAFGGYGAWKGLGYTLGPALGGVLITLGGYALLFGTLGGLALAVAAWAAAAVPVVQPLPRTRQTVLDLVRRLATRGFLRPTATLAGATAAVAVGVGFLPVAGAAAGLGPLVTGVVVSLLAAAGALVQPWAGRARDADRIGDATGMVAGLVLAALGLASAVVLPGIAGLLAAAVAIGAGTGLATPIGFAHLAAATPPARLGQTMGVAEVGRELGDAGGPLFVGALAAAGSLGLGMAGLEGVLVVFAASVAFSARR comes from the coding sequence GTGGACAAGCGGCTGGTCCCCGTCTACGCGGCCGGGTTCGTCACGGCGTTCGGCGCCCACAGCATCGCCGCCGGGCTCGGCGGCTACACCGAAGGCGAACACGCGTCCCTGCTGACCCTGGGTCTGCTGCTGGCGGTTTACGACGGCGCCGAGATCGTGCTGAAGCCGGTGTTCGGGGCGCTGGCCGACCGCGTCGGGCCGCGGCCCGTGCTGCTGGGCGGGCTGGTGGCGTTCGCCGTCGCGTCGACGGCTTTCGTGCTCGCGGGCGATCCCGCGCTGGTCGGCCTGGCGCGGCTCGGGCAGGGGGCCGCCGCGGCCGCGTTTTCCCCGGCCGCGGGGGCGCTGGTGGCCCGGCTGGCGCCGAAGACCGGCCACGGCCGCGCTTTCGGCGGCTACGGCGCCTGGAAGGGCCTCGGCTACACGCTCGGCCCGGCGCTGGGCGGCGTCCTGATCACGCTCGGCGGGTACGCACTGCTGTTCGGCACGCTCGGCGGGCTCGCGCTCGCGGTCGCCGCCTGGGCCGCGGCGGCCGTCCCCGTCGTGCAGCCGCTGCCCCGGACCCGGCAGACGGTCCTCGACCTCGTGCGCAGGCTCGCGACCCGAGGGTTTCTCCGTCCGACCGCGACCCTCGCGGGCGCGACGGCGGCCGTCGCCGTGGGGGTGGGGTTCCTGCCCGTGGCCGGTGCCGCCGCGGGCCTCGGGCCGCTCGTCACGGGGGTGGTGGTGTCCCTGCTGGCGGCCGCGGGAGCGCTGGTCCAGCCGTGGGCCGGGCGGGCCCGCGACGCCGACCGCATCGGCGACGCGACGGGCATGGTGGCCGGGCTCGTCCTGGCCGCGCTCGGCCTGGCGTCGGCGGTCGTGCTGCCGGGGATCGCCGGACTCCTGGCAGCCGCGGTGGCCATCGGCGCCGGAACCGGCCTGGCGACGCCGATCGGGTTCGCGCACCTGGCCGCGGCGACGCCACCGGCACGCCTCGGCCAGACGATGGGCGTGGCCGAGGTGGGCCGCGAACTGGGCGACGCGGGCGGCCCACTGTTCGTCGGCGCGCTCGCCGCGGCCGGTTCCCTCGGTCTCGGCATGGCCGGGCTGGAGGGGGTGCTGGTGGTTTTCGCGGCGTCGGTGGCGTTCAGCGCACGCCGTTAG
- a CDS encoding TetR/AcrR family transcriptional regulator gives MTFQRARSAEQREERRRTILDTALAMLDEMPVADVSLNELSRRVGLAKSNVLRYFESREAVLLELLDRALSDWLSELAGELAAGVEPGRPAGERAERFAAVVAHSLARRTVLCDLIGAQAGVLEHNVSTGAVVRFKRSALAGLGAMAELVRRYVPEVGEEAASVCLLAMILTGGLWTHCRPSPSALAAYEVDPALAALHLDLAPALANGLALLIGGAMRRNESTAQAG, from the coding sequence ATGACGTTCCAGCGGGCCCGCAGCGCCGAGCAGAGAGAGGAACGGCGCCGCACGATCCTCGACACGGCGCTGGCGATGCTCGACGAGATGCCGGTGGCCGACGTGAGCCTCAACGAGCTCAGCAGGCGGGTCGGGCTCGCGAAGTCGAATGTGTTGCGCTACTTCGAATCCCGCGAGGCGGTGCTGCTCGAGCTGCTCGACCGGGCGCTGTCGGACTGGCTGTCCGAACTGGCCGGCGAACTGGCCGCGGGAGTCGAGCCGGGCCGGCCGGCGGGGGAGCGGGCCGAGCGGTTCGCGGCGGTCGTGGCCCACTCGCTGGCGCGGCGCACAGTGCTGTGTGACCTCATCGGCGCGCAGGCGGGTGTTCTGGAACACAACGTGTCCACCGGCGCCGTCGTGCGCTTCAAGCGGTCCGCCTTGGCCGGGCTCGGCGCGATGGCGGAGCTGGTCCGCCGGTACGTGCCGGAGGTCGGCGAGGAGGCGGCGTCAGTGTGCCTGCTGGCCATGATCCTGACCGGCGGGCTGTGGACGCACTGCCGGCCCTCGCCGAGCGCGCTCGCGGCGTACGAGGTGGACCCGGCGTTGGCGGCGCTGCACCTGGACCTGGCCCCGGCCCTGGCGAACGGCTTGGCGCTGCTGATCGGCGGCGCGATGAGGCGGAACGAGTCGACCGCCCAAGCGGGCTGA
- a CDS encoding CopG family transcriptional regulator — protein MPDPAKRQFSVYLPAELIRRVKHASVDADESLSAYVERVLEDHLRRSEERP, from the coding sequence ATGCCCGACCCCGCCAAGCGGCAGTTCAGCGTCTACCTGCCGGCCGAGCTCATCCGGCGGGTGAAGCACGCCTCCGTCGACGCCGACGAATCCCTTTCGGCCTACGTCGAGCGCGTGCTCGAGGACCACCTGCGACGAAGCGAGGAACGCCCGTGA
- a CDS encoding aldo/keto reductase — protein sequence MPSTESAPRPGGAGTLAGRTVARVGYGAMQLERLHDDRDAAVALLRRAFDLGVDHVDTAQFYGNGFVNEVIRAAVRPGDDVLVVSKVGADPDPGGPVPLRLAQRPEQLRASVEDNLRALGLDRIPLVNLRRADRGPGLVAEGDQVVDLDDQLAVMTALRDEGKIGAIGLSHVTSDALRRALPAGIACVQNAYSLVSREDEDSLELCLAENIAWVPFFPLGGAFPGLPKVTDEPAVQAAARQLGRTPAQIGLAWLLHHAPNVHLIPGTASADHLAGNTSAGDIVLDAETLAALDAVPSRSLGATLG from the coding sequence ATGCCTTCCACCGAAAGTGCCCCGCGACCGGGTGGCGCCGGCACGCTCGCCGGCCGGACCGTCGCCCGCGTCGGGTACGGGGCGATGCAGCTCGAACGCCTCCACGACGACCGCGACGCGGCCGTCGCACTGCTGCGCCGAGCTTTCGACCTCGGCGTCGACCACGTCGACACCGCGCAGTTCTACGGCAACGGCTTCGTCAACGAGGTCATCCGGGCCGCCGTCCGGCCCGGGGACGACGTCCTGGTCGTCAGCAAGGTCGGCGCCGACCCCGACCCCGGCGGCCCCGTCCCGCTCCGCTTGGCACAACGCCCCGAGCAGCTGCGGGCGAGCGTCGAGGACAACCTGCGGGCGCTCGGGCTCGACCGGATCCCGCTGGTGAACCTGCGCCGCGCGGACCGCGGGCCCGGCCTGGTGGCCGAGGGCGACCAGGTGGTCGACCTCGACGACCAGCTCGCGGTGATGACGGCCCTGCGCGACGAGGGCAAGATCGGCGCGATCGGGCTCAGCCACGTGACCTCCGACGCCCTGCGCCGGGCGCTCCCGGCCGGGATCGCGTGCGTGCAGAACGCCTACAGCCTCGTCAGCCGCGAAGACGAAGACTCGCTCGAACTCTGCCTCGCGGAGAACATCGCCTGGGTGCCGTTCTTCCCGCTCGGCGGCGCTTTCCCCGGCCTGCCCAAGGTGACCGACGAACCGGCGGTGCAGGCGGCCGCCCGGCAGCTGGGCCGCACGCCGGCGCAGATCGGGCTGGCCTGGCTGCTGCACCACGCCCCGAACGTCCACCTCATCCCCGGCACCGCGAGCGCGGATCACCTGGCGGGCAACACCTCCGCCGGCGACATCGTGCTCGACGCCGAGACGCTGGCCGCCCTGGACGCCGTCCCGTCCCGTTCGCTGGGCGCCACGCTCGGCTGA
- a CDS encoding TetR/AcrR family transcriptional regulator, translated as MSSPEPGRSVRSDARRNREKLVAIARAAFATADGTVALEAIAREAGVGIGTLYRHFPTREALVEAVYAAELDDVTASAPALLGELPPEAALRAWMDCYAAFVQTKRGMGDVLRASLASGRIATPATRRRITAAIGTILDAGALAGTLRAGVDPEDVTLMLLGVFLSTSADQDAERIRRLLDLIVDALRPQEHVS; from the coding sequence TTGTCTTCGCCCGAACCCGGCCGCTCGGTGCGCTCCGACGCGCGGCGCAACCGGGAGAAGCTCGTCGCGATCGCGCGGGCCGCTTTCGCGACCGCCGACGGGACCGTCGCGCTGGAAGCGATCGCCCGCGAGGCCGGCGTCGGCATCGGCACGCTCTACCGCCATTTCCCGACCCGGGAGGCGCTCGTCGAGGCCGTCTACGCGGCCGAACTGGACGACGTCACCGCGAGCGCGCCGGCGCTGCTCGGGGAGCTTCCGCCGGAGGCCGCGCTGCGCGCGTGGATGGACTGCTACGCGGCTTTCGTGCAGACGAAGCGCGGCATGGGCGACGTCCTGCGCGCGAGCCTGGCTTCCGGCCGCATCGCGACCCCGGCGACGCGCCGGCGCATCACCGCGGCGATCGGCACGATCCTGGACGCGGGGGCGCTCGCGGGCACGCTGCGCGCCGGGGTCGACCCGGAAGACGTCACCTTGATGCTGCTCGGCGTGTTCCTGTCCACTTCGGCCGACCAGGACGCGGAGCGGATCCGGAGGCTGCTCGACCTGATCGTCGACGCCCTGCGTCCGCAGGAGCACGTCTCATGA
- a CDS encoding SDR family NAD(P)-dependent oxidoreductase — translation MGENWTERDVPSQKGRVAVITGANTGLGFDTAKVLAERGATVVLAVRDVEKGKQAAARLGANADVTVQQLDLGSLDSVRAAAADLHGTLPKIDLLINNAGVMYPPKQTTREGFELQFGTNHLGHFAFTGLLLDLLLPVEGSRVVTVASIAHRIRASIHFDDLQWEKSYDRVAAYGQAKLANLMFAYELQRRLAPHGTTTSIAAHPGVARTELMRNTPAIARALFPLVAPLFTQSSERGALPTLRAATDPAALGGQYYGPAGVGGYRGRPQVVASTPQSYDAGIQQRLWAVSEELTAVKFPVG, via the coding sequence ATGGGCGAGAACTGGACCGAACGCGACGTCCCGAGTCAGAAGGGCCGCGTCGCCGTCATCACCGGGGCCAACACCGGACTCGGGTTCGACACCGCGAAGGTGCTGGCCGAGCGCGGCGCGACGGTCGTGCTGGCCGTCCGCGACGTCGAAAAGGGCAAGCAGGCCGCCGCCCGGCTCGGCGCCAACGCCGACGTCACGGTGCAGCAGCTGGACCTGGGCTCGCTGGACTCGGTCCGGGCCGCCGCGGCCGACCTGCACGGGACGCTGCCGAAGATCGACCTGCTCATCAACAACGCCGGCGTCATGTACCCGCCGAAGCAGACCACGCGGGAGGGCTTCGAGCTGCAGTTCGGCACGAACCACCTCGGGCACTTCGCGTTCACCGGCCTGCTGCTCGACCTGCTGCTGCCGGTCGAGGGCTCCCGCGTGGTGACGGTCGCGAGCATCGCCCACCGCATCCGCGCCTCGATCCACTTCGACGACCTGCAGTGGGAGAAGTCCTACGACCGCGTCGCGGCCTACGGGCAGGCCAAGCTCGCCAACCTGATGTTCGCCTACGAGCTGCAGCGCCGCCTCGCCCCGCACGGCACGACGACGTCGATCGCCGCCCACCCCGGCGTGGCGCGCACGGAGCTGATGCGCAACACCCCCGCCATCGCCCGCGCGCTCTTCCCGCTGGTCGCCCCGCTGTTCACGCAGAGCTCGGAGCGCGGCGCCCTCCCGACCCTGCGGGCGGCGACCGACCCCGCCGCGCTCGGCGGCCAGTACTACGGACCCGCCGGCGTGGGCGGCTACCGCGGGCGTCCGCAGGTGGTGGCATCGACCCCGCAGTCCTACGACGCCGGGATCCAGCAGCGCCTGTGGGCGGTTTCGGAGGAACTGACGGCGGTCAAGTTCCCGGTCGGCTGA